The nucleotide window AGTGACTATGTTTGGCAGTATGAATATTATGATGACGATGAGCCTGTGTCTTTTGAGGGTCTCAAAGCTCATCGATGTAAGTACATAACATCTGATTACCGATAACATAGCATCTGAGGTTAACAGCAAGATGTTTTATAATGAGAGAAGCAATTGTTATGCCCTAATAAGGTTCCTTTCctttttaattgtgtgtgtttgtgtgtatattccCATCTTTTAAGTTAATTACATTTTGAGTGTATGCTCTTCCCCACATTTaatgttttaattttttaaaCGGAGTGACATAATTCCTAGGCTCAAGATTGATTCTTCTAAGGGACGAATATGAGCTCTGTGAGTCTATACCTTCACAGGAAATTAAGTCAGAGACAATTAAAGGGAGGATTGCATTTCACAGGGAGGAAAAATCCCCTTGTCTTCCAGCTAgtgaaaacattttaaattctCCCAATTGTCTGCAATTGTATTTCTAATGCTTAGATGATTGTGGATGCCATTATAAGGTGGTATGTTGTGTTTCATGTCGTGTACATAGCATATATTATATAcacagtatgagtgtgtgtctgcgacacaccatagaaacacagacacaaaacataGCTTGCattaagaaagagagggggaaagagagtgaaagtaaGAAAtaactattgcttttcaacctgATCCCACAGACTCTATCGTCATTGGCTTCTGGGTGGGCCTGGCTGTGTTTGTCATCTTCATGTTCTTTATTCTCACTCTGCTGACCAAGACAGGAGCCCCACATCAAGAGTAAGAGACAAAGAAGCATTCCACCTTTCCATGGATACAGACTTGAAGACTACAGACAGATGAAATATTTTATATACACATGTGGACAAAATTCTTGGTACCCTTCGGTCAATGGAAGAAAAACTCACAATGGTCACAGAAAAAACTCTGACAAAATCTGTCAGAATCTGACAAAAgtaataataaatacaaattctATGAATGTTAACAAGCAAGCATGGTTTCATGGCTTTTCAACCATGCTTcaactgaattatttaaaaaaataaactcaTGGAACAGGCCTAGACAAAAATGATGGTACCCCTAGAAAAGACTGAAAATAATGTGACCAAAGGGACATGTTAATTCAAGGTGTGTCCACTAAATAGCATCACAGGTGTCTACAATCTTGTAATCAGTCAGTGGGCCTATATATAGGGCTCCAGGTAGTCACTGTGTTGTCTGGTGACGTGGTGTGTACCACACTCAACGTGGACCAGAGGAAGCGAAGGAAAGAGTTGTCTCAGGAGATTAGAAAGAAAATTATAGACAAGCATGATAAAGGTAAAGGCTATAAGACCATCTCCAAGCAGTTAGATGTTCCTGTGACTACAGTTGCACATATTATTCAGAAATGTTAAATCCATGGGACTGTAGCCAACCTCCCTGAACGTGGCCGCAGGAGGAAAATTTATGACAAATCAAAGAGACGGATAATCCGAATGGTAACAAAAGAGCCCAGAAAGACTTATAAAGAGATCCAAGGTGAACTTCATGCTCAAGGAACATCAGTGTCAGATCGCACCATCCGTCATTGTTTGAGTCATAAAAAAGATAGACTGGAATATGCCAAACTACATGTTGACAAGCCACAAAGCTTCTGGGAGAatgtcctatggacagatgagacaaaAATTGAACTTTTTGCCAAGGCATATCAGCTCTATGTTCACAGACGGAAAAATGAAGCATATCAAGAAAGGAACACTGTCCCTACTGTGAAACATGGGGGAGGCTCTGTTATGTTCTGGGGCTGCTTTGCTGCATCTGGCACAGGGTGTCTTGAATCTGTGCAGGGTACAATGAAATCTGAAGACTATCAAGGGATTCTAGAGAGAAATGTGCTGGCCAGTGTCAGAAAGCTTGGTCTCAGTTGCAGGTCATGGGTCTTGCAACAggacaatgacccaaaacacacagctaAAAACACCCAAGAATGGTTAAGAGGAAAACATTGGACTATTCTAAAGTGGCCTTCTATGAGCCCTCTATGAACCTCAATCCTATTGAGCATCTTTGGAAGGAGTTGAAACATGCCGTCTGGAAAAGACACCCTTCAAACTGGAAACAACTGGAGCAGTTTGCTCATGAGGAGTGGCCCAAAATACCTGCTGAGAGGTGCAGAAGTCTCATTGACAGTTACAGGAATCATCTGATTGCAGTGATTGCCTCAAAAGGTTGTGCAACAAAATATTAAGTTAGGGGTACCATCATTTTTGTCTAGGCCTGTTCCAtgagtttatttttttaaattccgTTGAAGCATGGTTGAAAAGCAATGTCTGACTTTCATTGGTTAACATTCATagaatttttatttattattacttttgatttttttttttctgtgaccATTGTGAGTTTTTCTTTCATTGACCGAGGGGTACCAACAAttttgtctatgtgtgtagCTGTTGATTGGTATAATGGAAGTACATTTGTTGGGAGATTTAAATACAATTTCACTTTGGTTAGGATGGAATGATCGGGAATGATCCTTGATCAAATTTGACTAACTGCTCTGCATTGCATAATAAACTATGGTGGGAATTGTTATGCTGCAAGGAGATTAAAAGGAAGGTTATGCAAATTGAGATAAGAGCTGAAGTTAGGCAAACAGTCACTGAGGGAGTGAAAAATGTGTCTCTCCTTTGTTATTGAGATGCACGTTTGTTAATAAAACGACAGTATCTCGTCCAATATCTGGACACAACTGAATGTAACCTTAAACTCATACAATACCCAAAGTTTTTAATGCActgattttttatttactgAATTTCATATTTGGACTTGTTCAATACTAATCAATGGTATGTCTGAATATTTAACAAGCTGCTCTCCACCAAAAAATAACATTTGGTTTAACACTGATTAAACTCATCAGATAAACGATAAACACATACATGCTTAAAACTCAACAGTTGATAAATACGTTTCCCCCTCTTTCACCTGATAGGAACCTAGAGCCCTGTGAAAAACGTCACCGTCTAGGTACCTGCGTGGTGGATATTAATTGCCCCCAGGACACATCCGACAAGGCCTTGTCTCGCCCCCTGCTGGAAGAGTCACGCTCCTTCTTCCACTTTTACATCagtgaggaggagcagcaggggtGGGGCCATGGAGCTGTGGTTGGTCAGGCAGAGAGGCCACGAGGGAGGCTGGCTGTACTCAGCACCTGCGGCATAGAGGAGGATGGCGAGGAGGAGCTAGCCATGACGGGCGAGGATGCTGCAGGGCTCTGCCTCAGGGGGCTGCCTAAGTACGGCAAGGGGGACGGGGGAAAAGACTTCCTGTCCCATTTCAACATCCCCAACTTTGTGAACTCGGAGCACAGCTCCACCTTGGGGGACGATGACCTGCTGCTCTGTGAGCCCCCCATTATCCTAGACAGTCAATCCCAAACTCAGGATGCCCGCCACATCATCAGATGAGGcatggccaccaacaacacCTGCTTTATCCATGTAGCGAGAGATATCCCAGAATACATGTCAGTtctgtttttccttttctttataTGCAACACTCTTCGCCATTAGGCTACGTGGCATTGAGCTAATGGCTAACAGTCTCTGCAAACCATGAATGAACTTACCTAAACCCAAGCCCCATTTGAGTAAACCAACGGATGGACACAGAGATCCAGCAATTTGATCAATTAGGAATAATAATTGGTGGAAGTTGGACTGCCTCAACAAACCACCATTGTGGGCTTAAATCTCTGAAAGAGGAGTTTGAAAACTAATacaaaaaatgaatatgccccctcccaacacacactgaCGTCTCATTAAGAATgaataaagagaaaaagaggctgTGTGGAAAACAGTCTGTCTGAGTTAATATCTCACTGTCCTTGTCTGACCTAAGTTCTTGTTCTTTCCTTGAAACAAAATATAGTGGATTAAGATTATAAAATAGTGTGTACTGTGACAACTATAAACCATAGAATGTATGTATAAATAGGCTAATCCTTAGTGTGTTCGTCATTATAATGTCAAAACTTTGTGTATCTAGCTGGGGATAACTGTCTGGATGAAATGTTTAGCACTCGGATGCTTTTTTTTGTGGGATGAACTGCATTCTATTTTGTTATGAggtcttaaaaatatatatggcCATTAATGAGAATAGAATTTGACAGACAAATCTACAGTAGCAATTTTCTGTATGAACCCTTTGTGGGTGCATTGACACATGTATATGCTTATTCATGAAACATTATGCATTTTGTCTGCATTCCCAGCTGGGTTTACTTCCTGAACATAACGCACTGCTTTTCACTGTACCGTAGAAATGCATTAATTTATTCATTCACTGATGACTCAAGATTTATTTACCTTAATCCCACTGAGTTGTGTTGAGACTACCAGTGAGTCTATCAGCATTAAAGCAACATTAATGAATTCAAATTGGTTGTGTGGAtgctgacacaaacacaaattaattttgtttttttgtcttaCCATGGAGGTAATTTTTCCAACAACAAACCTCTGGCTTTTTTTCTGTGCTAAATTGAATGTTCTGTAAAAGAGAAGACCGTGGTCTAGGGACAAATATCCCTAGCTAGCTTCTTAGAAAAGAGCCAATTGGAACATGGATGCAAATAACTTCATGTTCCAGGCAGTGAAGCACTGAAGCATGTGTAAGGACTAATTCAGCATTGGGTGTATTTTCACAGTTACATAGTTTATATGTAGATTTGCTGAGGTTTGCCCTATCTCAATAAAGTGAATTTGATTTTAACTGTTGCTTCTTCTATGTTAGCCACAGCACAGGCATGGGAAGGGAAAATCCTTGTAAAAGGGGGTGCGGGtgatgtttctgattggcttgtaggtggcatttaactctgtataactcgagacagcTATCAACTCGCCAGAAAACTTTACTCCATATGCCTGCGCcttgtccattaattgtatatagcgggacaagttatcccctaattttcagcgtgagaaatacaaggtcttGCATGAGAATTGGATAAAATGCATGAGAGCCCTGAGGCTTGAGAGCCCTGAAAGTACATCCCTCTAATAATACCAggaatctctgtgtctctctttttttcaattgCGTTACAGGGCGGCGAGTTTCCCATGATTATCTACAGAactgggcactctgcaaagttcatattttgcaaatgtcctttttataatccaatggaGTGCAATGAGTTTGACGTTGTTTGGACAAGCATTTAGACATTTCCCCCCAATAAAGTGCGGCCAGTTTTACAAATGGA belongs to Osmerus eperlanus chromosome 8, fOsmEpe2.1, whole genome shotgun sequence and includes:
- the LOC134024949 gene encoding melanocortin-2 receptor accessory protein 2A-like; protein product: MSEFRNQSRATARGSDYVWQYEYYDDDEPVSFEGLKAHRYSIVIGFWVGLAVFVIFMFFILTLLTKTGAPHQENLEPCEKRHRLGTCVVDINCPQDTSDKALSRPLLEESRSFFHFYISEEEQQGWGHGAVVGQAERPRGRLAVLSTCGIEEDGEEELAMTGEDAAGLCLRGLPKYGKGDGGKDFLSHFNIPNFVNSEHSSTLGDDDLLLCEPPIILDSQSQTQDARHIIR